One Tolypothrix bouteillei VB521301 DNA window includes the following coding sequences:
- a CDS encoding DUF4178 domain-containing protein yields MTFIWLGIFVVGTAAVVLFVLQQQGKILIGSNRKELPSLHRTVFNLQIGDIVQHMGIDWVVEGHLIYTVGEFTWSEYMLQDGDRIHWLSVEEDDRVEVALLEPTNQLDISDEPPKQLNFAGETFRCVDSGTARMTRKGTIRKPVASRCQYFDYQGSNNKVLSVEIWDGEVEVTVGELINPRSLLILPGDGKRVYNE; encoded by the coding sequence ATGACATTCATTTGGCTGGGAATTTTTGTTGTTGGAACTGCTGCTGTTGTTTTGTTCGTACTTCAACAGCAAGGAAAAATTTTAATTGGTAGCAATCGCAAGGAACTACCATCGCTACACCGCACGGTATTTAATTTACAAATTGGCGATATCGTGCAACATATGGGTATTGACTGGGTTGTTGAAGGTCACCTAATTTACACTGTTGGTGAATTTACTTGGTCTGAATATATGTTGCAGGATGGCGATCGCATTCATTGGTTGTCTGTGGAGGAAGACGATCGCGTGGAGGTTGCCTTGTTAGAACCTACAAATCAATTAGATATTAGCGACGAACCGCCAAAGCAGTTAAACTTTGCGGGCGAAACTTTTCGATGTGTTGACTCCGGTACAGCTAGAATGACTCGCAAAGGTACAATTAGAAAACCTGTAGCTTCCCGTTGTCAATATTTTGACTATCAAGGTTCAAATAACAAAGTGCTTTCAGTAGAAATTTGGGATGGAGAGGTGGAAGTGACTGTTGGAGAACTTATTAATCCTAGGTCGTTGTTGATACTACCAGGTGATGGAAAGAGAGTTTATAATGAGTAA
- a CDS encoding NADP-dependent oxidoreductase, with the protein MTDPINQQILLKSRPVGEPKERDFVFVETPIPEPGEGEILNRTIYLSLDPYMRGRMSDRESYAAPVELGSVMVGGTVSQVIKSNHPQFSTGDFVLGYDGWQTYGISKGETLRKLDPKQAPISYALGVTGMPGMTAYFALLDIGQPKAGETVVVSAASGAVGSVAGQIAKIKGCRVVGVAGSDSKCDYVVKELGFDACINRKTQDLSSDLKAACPDGIDVYFDNTAGPILEAVLQQINLGARIPLVGLISQYNAENAPPGPNLMPLLVKRALIQGFLVGDYQHRQAEFVKDVSEWLREGKLKYKEDVVERLDRAPHAFIGLLQGKNFGKLIVKVSDDPTR; encoded by the coding sequence ATGACTGATCCGATTAATCAACAAATCTTACTTAAAAGCCGTCCGGTTGGAGAACCAAAAGAGCGCGATTTTGTCTTTGTTGAAACTCCAATCCCAGAACCAGGGGAAGGCGAAATCCTCAACCGCACGATCTACCTGTCCCTCGACCCCTATATGCGCGGTCGCATGAGCGATCGCGAGTCTTATGCTGCTCCGGTGGAGTTAGGGTCTGTGATGGTAGGTGGTACAGTTAGCCAAGTCATAAAATCTAACCATCCCCAATTCTCAACCGGAGATTTTGTACTCGGTTATGATGGTTGGCAAACTTATGGCATATCAAAAGGCGAAACGTTGCGTAAGCTTGACCCCAAGCAAGCTCCTATCTCCTATGCGTTGGGCGTAACGGGAATGCCCGGTATGACTGCGTATTTTGCTTTGCTTGATATTGGTCAACCTAAGGCAGGCGAAACGGTTGTTGTTTCTGCTGCTTCTGGTGCGGTCGGTTCTGTAGCAGGTCAAATTGCTAAAATCAAAGGCTGTCGGGTGGTGGGAGTTGCAGGGAGCGATAGCAAATGCGATTACGTGGTGAAAGAATTAGGGTTTGATGCTTGTATTAACCGTAAAACTCAAGACCTGAGTTCGGACCTAAAAGCTGCTTGTCCTGACGGAATTGATGTTTACTTTGACAATACGGCAGGTCCAATTTTAGAAGCCGTGTTGCAGCAGATTAATCTTGGGGCAAGAATACCATTGGTTGGTTTAATCTCGCAATATAATGCAGAAAATGCCCCTCCCGGTCCTAATTTAATGCCACTGTTGGTTAAACGCGCTCTCATTCAGGGTTTTCTTGTTGGAGATTACCAGCATCGTCAGGCAGAATTCGTCAAAGATGTTTCTGAGTGGTTGCGAGAAGGTAAACTCAAGTATAAGGAAGATGTTGTAGAGAGATTGGATCGAGCCCCGCATGCCTTTATAGGTTTACTACAAGGGAAAAACTTCGGCAAGCTGATTGTTAAAGTCAGTGACGATCCAACACGATAA